A DNA window from Desulfomicrobium macestii contains the following coding sequences:
- a CDS encoding DUF5801 repeats-in-toxin domain-containing protein: MAETTQGTKLSVRAPEAGQSVIVSAIPGQDIVLDSAFDQAEPKMSDNNVVFEFADGGQVVIEFSDIPDGQVPNIILADGTVLNLQEFLASLSEGDVEPAAGPEGGATGSGGVGEYRDDAGNLIDGVDKLGGLDPRDFTAITVEALEADVEDLNPLPSAGLAFGAADEDGLRISELTMTPFDGNDDGADGDHPAQFAYAEGVLNYDFGGDGPSATTPFVWSLAGLVALGVESRGNELQYEVVDGGTTLNAFYITEYPNGEYDNRIESLEPVRVDVFSLQVTDLAAGTYRFELYQPLDHSVSGTEDDILYNFSFTLTDGSGDSVVGGLNMIVDDDSPVATDAAINRTVDEDDIKTWLSDGNHPNDGNHDGSFTGDPYKWWDSGPANIKGSLASLVVFGADGPGEGGFSLSEDVSGLVAQNLYSKGEPLSYRVEGSTLIAYVGIGEPEGPGGDEDVQVARMISLPQERVVFTLELDSDGEYTFNLYDQLDHPVGDGQNNLPIDLASVIVATDGDGDAITLTGGFTINVTDDVPEQDGIFPVLKIVEEEMLPNGNQEENDFSIWGRPVDGWPDTKLATGSLASQVSFGADEDGTFSMLPDTSGLPELTSGGIPVTYLVEGNVLTATAGEVPVFTLTLQSDGHFSFLLQGPLDHAPGGGENLLLLDMSSIVKATDADGDSITLDKDFYIKIVDDMPTVDIDLNIGLEQQVLGAVVTDETSQLGVKVTGAESIFAYTVAPAAGADGGTPDVSLRIDDSATGFKTTVGGHLITLVADPDDNNVVYGKYTDGSGTHDAFTIEIGEDGKLSVTQHVAMVHPDPATLEGDPADTLSYDEAITLANKLSAVVTLEDGDQDVAMDAVGIGAFISFKDDGPAVDIDLNIGLEQQVLGAVVTDETSQLGVKVTGAESIFAYTVAPAAGADGGTPDVSLRIDDSATGFKTTVGGHLITLVADPDDNNVVYGKYTDDSGTHNAFTIEIGEDGKLSVTQHVAMVHPDPATLEGNPADTSSYDEAITLANKLSAVVTLEDGDQDVAMDAVGIGAFISFKDDGPAVDIDLNIGLEQQVLGAVVTDETSQLGVKVTGAESIFAYTVAPAAGADGGTPDVSLRIDDSATGFKTTVGGHLITLVADPDDNNVVYGKYTDGSGTHDAFTIEIGEDGKLSVTQHVAMVHPDPATLEGNPADTSSYDEAITLANKLSAVVTLEDGDQDVAMDAVGIGAFISFKDDGPATVADSAVVQAPEGGDYNVAWVLDFSGSINNTELNTMLLAVKAAAAKIFNNPDADDVSMSIVAFGANAVSFGPFTNLAAFNAKIDDIQADRPVNTGATDFTDAIEETMTAFVPQTGASNQVFFISDGNPNQQIASGNALLASTATEWSAFIGSNDLNVVTIGVGGGIQEQPLRDVDLDGEGSPILVGDFDALLDTLLDQITPGVTVSGNIISGVGNDDFGADGGRILSMTIEQVEGSPKVYTWDGDNTITVTVNGAAVETLVGDAFTVTTEHGGSLTFHFDSVGLNAPGSWEYTPPATMSSLQEVFPYQIVDGDGDVAASTLTIDVTPPAPKYLVVGENVSDTSATEGTDLVTDDDHRVDTSPYAPDGPIVGGDGKDVLVGDMGGYTAAGKIANIIMVLDTSGSMGNNGKLLAQRNAVNELLNQLGNSDAGTVRVHIVEYNGNRDGWSLDARGVGTWTLIPGDAGVGAEILAAQAAVTSLVANGGTNYEAGLEMAYQWASTAGNMLPNADLNQVIFLSDGVPTYHYSGDGTNTAGPGSSLDSFADEHFLGNGDGDTVNEVGGLEGLGFNIQAISIDNSANLGMLDLIDSDDASIVPSGGLVEALQDSLQPLLSPNPVGNDEISGGDGNDVIFGDSIYADDNDGGWEKFVADNPGLTPDQLRSELYYNHEAYGQEGSVGGNDTISGGAGNDIIYGQGGNDSIDGGTGNDTIIGGTGNDTMSGGAGQDTFSYAAGDVPDGAVTGDTILDFELGPDGDTLDLSALLSGTSSDPLDYVNITGALGLDGKATVDVRIDQDGAGGDYNTHVATITVTAVGADDSIDDVINTMLTNNINI, from the coding sequence ATGGCCGAAACAACACAAGGCACCAAGCTGTCAGTCAGGGCTCCCGAAGCCGGGCAGTCCGTAATTGTCAGCGCGATCCCGGGACAGGATATCGTGCTCGACTCCGCCTTTGACCAGGCAGAGCCGAAAATGTCAGACAATAACGTTGTTTTCGAGTTCGCAGATGGCGGGCAGGTGGTCATCGAATTCAGTGATATTCCGGATGGCCAGGTCCCGAACATCATCTTGGCGGACGGCACGGTCCTCAATTTACAGGAATTTCTAGCCTCCCTGAGCGAGGGAGACGTTGAGCCCGCAGCGGGCCCTGAAGGCGGTGCCACCGGAAGCGGCGGCGTCGGCGAGTACAGGGACGACGCGGGCAATCTCATTGATGGCGTGGACAAGCTGGGCGGTTTGGACCCGCGTGATTTCACCGCCATTACGGTGGAGGCCCTGGAAGCCGATGTCGAAGATTTAAATCCGTTGCCTTCGGCAGGATTGGCTTTTGGAGCCGCCGATGAAGACGGGCTCCGCATCAGCGAACTGACCATGACTCCCTTTGACGGCAACGACGACGGGGCCGACGGGGACCATCCCGCCCAGTTTGCGTATGCCGAAGGGGTGCTCAATTATGACTTCGGTGGAGACGGGCCTTCCGCAACGACTCCGTTCGTATGGAGTCTGGCGGGCCTTGTGGCCCTGGGAGTGGAATCCCGAGGGAATGAGCTTCAGTACGAAGTCGTGGACGGTGGAACAACCCTGAACGCATTCTATATTACTGAGTATCCAAACGGGGAGTATGACAACAGAATAGAGTCCCTGGAACCCGTCAGGGTGGATGTATTCAGCCTGCAAGTTACAGATCTGGCTGCCGGAACATACAGATTCGAACTGTATCAGCCCCTCGATCATTCCGTGTCCGGCACGGAAGACGACATCCTCTACAATTTTTCTTTCACCCTGACCGATGGCTCCGGAGATTCCGTCGTCGGTGGTCTGAACATGATCGTTGACGATGATTCGCCGGTGGCCACAGATGCGGCCATAAACAGGACCGTCGATGAAGACGATATCAAGACCTGGCTTTCCGACGGCAACCATCCCAACGACGGCAACCACGATGGTTCCTTCACGGGTGATCCTTACAAGTGGTGGGACAGTGGCCCCGCCAACATCAAGGGGTCCTTGGCATCCCTGGTCGTATTCGGCGCGGACGGACCGGGCGAAGGCGGATTCAGCCTGTCCGAAGATGTGAGCGGCCTTGTGGCCCAAAACCTCTACTCCAAGGGCGAACCTTTGAGCTACCGAGTGGAAGGGTCGACCCTCATCGCCTATGTCGGAATCGGTGAGCCCGAAGGGCCTGGCGGCGATGAGGACGTACAAGTCGCCAGGATGATCTCCCTGCCTCAGGAGCGGGTCGTCTTCACCCTGGAGCTCGACAGTGACGGCGAGTACACGTTTAATCTTTACGACCAGCTCGATCATCCCGTCGGTGACGGTCAGAACAACCTGCCCATCGATTTGGCGTCGGTGATCGTGGCCACGGACGGCGACGGCGACGCCATCACCCTGACGGGAGGCTTCACCATCAACGTGACCGATGACGTGCCCGAGCAGGACGGCATCTTCCCGGTGCTCAAGATCGTGGAGGAAGAGATGCTTCCTAATGGCAACCAGGAGGAGAACGACTTTTCGATATGGGGTCGGCCCGTTGATGGGTGGCCGGACACAAAGCTGGCAACGGGATCCCTGGCATCCCAGGTCTCCTTCGGCGCGGATGAAGACGGGACCTTCAGCATGCTGCCTGACACCTCGGGACTTCCGGAGCTGACTTCCGGTGGGATCCCCGTGACCTATTTGGTCGAAGGGAACGTGCTCACCGCAACGGCTGGCGAAGTTCCGGTCTTCACACTCACCTTGCAGAGCGACGGGCATTTCAGTTTCCTCCTGCAAGGTCCTCTGGATCACGCTCCCGGCGGAGGGGAAAATCTCCTGCTCCTGGACATGTCCTCCATAGTCAAGGCCACAGACGCTGACGGCGACTCCATCACTCTGGATAAGGACTTCTACATCAAGATCGTGGACGATATGCCCACGGTGGACATTGATCTGAACATAGGCCTTGAGCAGCAGGTTCTTGGCGCGGTTGTGACCGACGAAACAAGTCAGCTTGGCGTGAAGGTTACGGGTGCGGAGTCCATCTTTGCATACACGGTAGCCCCCGCTGCCGGGGCTGACGGCGGCACTCCGGACGTGTCTTTGCGCATCGACGATTCCGCGACAGGGTTCAAGACCACCGTTGGCGGGCATTTGATCACCCTTGTGGCCGATCCTGACGACAACAATGTGGTTTACGGCAAGTACACGGACGGCTCGGGTACGCATGACGCCTTCACCATCGAGATTGGCGAGGACGGCAAGCTGAGCGTCACGCAACATGTGGCCATGGTGCATCCTGATCCGGCGACCCTCGAAGGCGATCCTGCCGACACCTTAAGTTACGATGAAGCCATCACCCTTGCGAACAAGCTGTCCGCAGTGGTGACCCTGGAAGACGGCGACCAGGACGTGGCCATGGATGCGGTGGGCATTGGCGCATTCATCAGCTTCAAGGACGATGGCCCGGCCGTGGACATTGATCTGAACATAGGCCTTGAGCAGCAGGTTCTTGGCGCGGTTGTGACCGACGAAACAAGTCAGCTTGGCGTGAAGGTTACGGGTGCGGAGTCCATCTTTGCATACACGGTAGCCCCCGCTGCGGGTGCTGACGGCGGCACTCCGGACGTGTCTCTGCGCATCGACGATTCCGCGACAGGGTTCAAGACCACCGTTGGCGGGCATTTGATCACCCTTGTGGCCGATCCTGACGACAACAATGTGGTTTACGGCAAGTACACGGACGACTCGGGCACGCATAACGCCTTCACCATCGAGATTGGCGAGGACGGCAAGCTGAGCGTCACGCAACATGTGGCCATGGTGCATCCTGATCCGGCGACCCTCGAAGGCAATCCTGCCGACACATCAAGTTACGACGAAGCCATCACCCTTGCGAACAAGCTGTCCGCAGTGGTGACCCTGGAAGACGGCGACCAGGACGTGGCCATGGATGCGGTAGGCATTGGCGCATTCATCAGCTTCAAGGACGATGGCCCGGCCGTGGACATTGATCTGAACATAGGCCTTGAGCAGCAGGTTCTTGGCGCGGTTGTGACCGACGAAACAAGTCAGCTTGGCGTGAAGGTTACGGGCGCGGAGTCCATCTTTGCATACACGGTAGCCCCCGCTGCGGGTGCTGACGGCGGCACTCCGGACGTGTCTCTGCGCATCGACGATTCCGCGACAGGGTTCAAGACCACCGTTGGCGGGCACTTGATCACCCTTGTGGCCGATCCTGACGACAACAATGTGGTTTACGGCAAGTACACGGACGGCTCGGGTACGCATGACGCCTTCACCATCGAGATTGGCGAGGACGGCAAGCTGAGCGTCACGCAACATGTGGCCATGGTGCATCCTGATCCGGCGACCCTCGAAGGCAATCCTGCCGACACATCAAGTTACGATGAAGCCATCACCCTTGCGAACAAGCTGTCCGCAGTGGTGACCCTGGAAGACGGCGACCAGGACGTGGCCATGGATGCGGTGGGCATTGGCGCATTCATCAGCTTCAAGGACGATGGCCCGGCAACCGTTGCGGATTCCGCCGTGGTTCAGGCCCCGGAAGGGGGGGACTACAATGTGGCCTGGGTTCTCGATTTCAGCGGTAGTATCAATAATACCGAGCTGAACACCATGCTGCTGGCGGTCAAGGCGGCGGCGGCAAAGATATTCAATAATCCAGATGCGGACGATGTCAGCATGAGTATAGTTGCATTTGGCGCCAACGCCGTGTCCTTCGGGCCATTCACTAATCTGGCTGCTTTCAATGCCAAGATTGACGATATTCAGGCCGATAGGCCCGTCAATACAGGTGCCACGGACTTCACGGATGCTATCGAGGAGACCATGACTGCCTTTGTTCCTCAGACTGGTGCAAGCAATCAGGTCTTTTTCATCAGTGACGGGAATCCGAATCAGCAGATAGCTTCAGGTAATGCACTGCTGGCTTCCACTGCGACAGAATGGAGCGCGTTTATAGGGAGCAATGACCTCAACGTCGTCACTATCGGCGTTGGTGGCGGCATCCAAGAGCAACCGCTTCGTGACGTTGATCTTGATGGAGAGGGAAGTCCGATTCTTGTCGGGGACTTTGATGCTCTTCTCGACACGCTTCTCGATCAGATCACGCCCGGCGTAACGGTTTCGGGTAATATAATCAGTGGAGTCGGGAATGACGACTTCGGCGCTGACGGAGGTCGTATCCTCTCCATGACCATTGAACAGGTCGAAGGGTCTCCAAAGGTCTACACGTGGGATGGCGACAACACGATTACGGTCACGGTCAATGGCGCTGCAGTCGAAACCCTCGTCGGCGACGCCTTCACGGTCACGACGGAACATGGCGGCAGCCTGACCTTCCACTTTGATAGCGTGGGTTTGAACGCGCCCGGAAGTTGGGAATACACGCCTCCCGCTACAATGAGTTCTCTCCAGGAGGTTTTTCCCTACCAGATCGTCGACGGTGACGGTGACGTAGCGGCCTCCACTCTGACCATTGATGTGACCCCACCGGCACCCAAGTACTTGGTCGTTGGCGAGAATGTCTCAGACACGTCGGCCACTGAGGGTACGGACCTTGTGACCGACGACGACCACCGGGTCGATACATCACCCTATGCTCCTGACGGGCCCATCGTCGGCGGAGACGGGAAGGATGTGCTGGTTGGAGATATGGGCGGCTATACGGCTGCCGGCAAGATTGCCAACATCATAATGGTTCTTGATACGTCCGGTAGCATGGGAAACAACGGCAAGCTGCTCGCCCAGAGGAATGCGGTGAACGAACTGCTCAATCAGCTTGGGAACAGCGACGCCGGCACGGTGAGAGTGCATATTGTCGAATACAACGGCAATAGAGATGGATGGAGTCTTGATGCCAGAGGCGTCGGGACATGGACCCTTATTCCCGGCGATGCGGGAGTCGGCGCTGAAATTCTGGCTGCCCAAGCGGCCGTGACCTCGCTGGTGGCGAACGGTGGTACCAACTACGAAGCTGGTCTTGAGATGGCATATCAATGGGCAAGCACTGCGGGCAATATGCTTCCCAATGCCGATCTGAACCAAGTCATCTTCCTCTCCGACGGAGTGCCAACGTATCACTATTCAGGAGACGGCACCAACACGGCGGGACCGGGCAGTTCCCTTGATAGCTTCGCGGACGAGCATTTCCTCGGTAACGGTGATGGTGACACAGTCAATGAGGTTGGCGGGCTTGAAGGCCTTGGGTTCAACATCCAGGCTATAAGCATCGACAACAGTGCCAACTTGGGGATGCTTGATCTTATCGATTCGGACGATGCGTCCATCGTGCCTTCCGGTGGATTGGTTGAGGCTCTTCAGGATTCGCTCCAGCCGTTGCTCTCACCCAATCCCGTGGGCAATGACGAAATCTCTGGCGGTGACGGCAATGACGTGATCTTCGGAGACAGCATCTACGCCGACGACAACGATGGCGGCTGGGAAAAGTTCGTAGCGGATAACCCTGGGCTGACTCCTGATCAGCTTCGCAGCGAGCTCTATTACAATCATGAAGCCTACGGCCAGGAAGGCTCAGTGGGCGGTAACGACACCATCTCCGGCGGCGCCGGAAACGATATCATCTACGGCCAGGGCGGAAACGACAGCATCGATGGCGGTACCGGCAACGACACTATTATCGGCGGCACCGGTAACGACACCATGTCCGGCGGCGCCGGCCAGGACACCTTCTCGTACGCGGCGGGTGACGTGCCGGATGGAGCTGTGACGGGTGACACCATCCTCGACTTCGAGCTTGGCCCTGATGGCGACACTCTCGACCTCTCCGCGCTGCTCTCGGGAACGAGTTCCGATCCTCTTGATTACGTGAACATCACGGGCGCACTTGGTCTGGATGGCAAGGCCACGGTCGATGTGCGCATCGATCAGGATGGCGCGGGCGGAGACTACAACACCCATGTGGCGACCATCACGGTCACGGCGGTTGGCGCTGATGATTCCATCGACGATGTCATCAACACCATGCTCACCAACAATATCAACATCTAA
- a CDS encoding type I secretion system permease/ATPase gives MNDPKVAIPIPAPQAAAKPRPAITAQINPSQVYFTPPLVGCLSVISRLQGRPVSATALEAGLPRTQEGMTPYAVIRAARREGIDAQIAHKPVIDKISPLNLPCILLMQDGSACVLVSVTSGTARVIMPETPDAPFDTPVEKLKETYSGHAVFARPKASLDGRTEGLKIFNTKKWFWGTIFHFLPIYRHVILATIFINLLAIASPLFTMNVYDRVVPNNALETLWVLAVGVGIAFFFDFALRNLRGYFVDVAGRNSDILVASKLMSHILSIRLDHKPESTGALVNNMREFDSLREFFSSTTLLALVDLPFLILFITIIFYIGGPVAFVPAVVAPIVILVGIIMQGPLKRAIEGGYKESTQKNALLVETVSGLETIKTSRAEGSMLGRWENIVGMGAKSAIRSKSLSTFSLSFTQFASQIVYCGVIIWGVYRISEGAMTMGGLIACSILVGRAMAPLGAVAAMLTRLQQSRMALKNLDLLMQIPSERPEEVQHPEHQDLRASITFEDVSFKYPSALTNALSHIDLHIAQGERVAIIGKMGSGKTTLGKLVNGLYEPQKGAVKIGGLDIRQIDPAELRAKIGYMAQDNFLFHGTVRENITLGAPHVSDQALLRAATIAGVTDFIKNNPAGFNLQVGERGLSLSGGQRQAITIARTLLLDPDIVILDEPSSSMDVGVEAVLKLRLSSALKGKTLILITHRPSLLSLATRVIALEGGSIIADGPRNEVLTELQKRGNGAKNV, from the coding sequence ATGAATGATCCCAAGGTCGCCATACCCATACCGGCTCCACAGGCCGCCGCCAAACCGCGGCCGGCAATCACCGCCCAGATCAACCCTTCACAAGTTTATTTCACCCCACCGCTGGTGGGATGTTTGTCCGTGATATCCCGCCTGCAGGGCCGGCCAGTCAGCGCCACGGCCCTGGAAGCAGGCCTGCCGCGCACCCAGGAAGGCATGACTCCTTATGCGGTGATCCGCGCGGCGCGGCGTGAAGGCATAGACGCTCAGATCGCGCACAAACCGGTCATCGACAAAATCTCCCCCCTGAACCTGCCCTGCATCCTGCTCATGCAGGACGGCTCGGCCTGCGTGCTGGTAAGCGTGACGTCCGGCACGGCCCGCGTCATCATGCCCGAGACCCCCGACGCACCCTTCGACACCCCGGTCGAGAAGCTGAAAGAAACCTACTCCGGGCACGCCGTCTTCGCCCGGCCCAAGGCCAGCCTGGACGGCAGGACCGAAGGGCTCAAGATCTTCAACACCAAGAAGTGGTTCTGGGGCACCATTTTTCATTTTCTGCCCATTTACCGACACGTCATCCTGGCTACGATTTTCATCAACCTGCTGGCCATCGCCTCGCCTCTTTTCACCATGAACGTGTATGACCGGGTCGTGCCCAACAACGCCCTTGAGACCTTGTGGGTGCTGGCGGTGGGTGTCGGCATCGCCTTCTTTTTCGACTTCGCGCTCAGGAACCTGCGTGGCTATTTCGTGGACGTGGCAGGCCGCAACTCCGACATTCTGGTGGCCAGCAAGCTCATGAGCCACATTCTGTCCATCCGCCTCGATCACAAACCCGAATCCACGGGAGCGCTCGTCAACAACATGCGCGAGTTCGATTCCCTGCGTGAGTTCTTCAGTTCCACCACACTGCTTGCGCTGGTGGATCTGCCCTTTTTGATCCTGTTCATTACCATCATCTTCTACATCGGAGGCCCCGTCGCCTTTGTTCCGGCCGTAGTCGCGCCCATCGTGATTTTGGTCGGCATCATCATGCAAGGCCCGCTGAAACGCGCCATCGAAGGCGGCTACAAGGAATCGACCCAGAAAAACGCGTTGCTGGTCGAAACCGTGAGCGGCCTTGAGACCATCAAGACCAGCCGGGCCGAAGGCTCCATGCTCGGCCGCTGGGAAAACATCGTCGGCATGGGCGCAAAATCGGCCATCCGCTCCAAGTCGCTCTCCACCTTTTCTCTGAGCTTCACCCAGTTCGCCTCTCAGATCGTCTATTGCGGCGTCATCATCTGGGGCGTGTACCGCATCTCCGAAGGCGCGATGACCATGGGCGGACTCATCGCCTGTTCCATCCTGGTCGGCCGGGCCATGGCCCCCCTGGGCGCGGTGGCGGCCATGCTGACCCGCCTGCAACAGAGCCGCATGGCGCTCAAGAACCTGGACCTGCTCATGCAGATCCCAAGCGAACGCCCCGAAGAAGTCCAGCACCCCGAACATCAGGATCTGCGCGCCAGCATCACCTTCGAGGATGTGAGCTTCAAATATCCAAGCGCCCTGACCAACGCCCTGTCCCACATCGACCTGCATATCGCGCAGGGCGAGCGCGTAGCCATCATCGGCAAGATGGGCTCGGGCAAGACTACCCTTGGCAAGCTTGTCAACGGCCTCTACGAGCCGCAAAAAGGGGCGGTGAAGATCGGCGGGCTTGACATCCGGCAGATCGACCCGGCCGAATTGCGGGCCAAGATCGGCTACATGGCCCAGGACAATTTTCTTTTCCACGGCACGGTGCGCGAGAACATCACCCTCGGCGCGCCCCACGTCAGCGACCAGGCCCTGCTGCGCGCCGCGACCATCGCCGGGGTCACGGACTTCATCAAGAACAACCCCGCCGGCTTCAACCTGCAGGTCGGGGAGCGTGGCCTGTCCCTTTCCGGCGGCCAGCGCCAGGCCATCACCATCGCCCGCACCCTGCTGCTCGACCCGGACATCGTCATCCTGGATGAACCCAGCAGTTCCATGGACGTGGGTGTGGAGGCCGTGCTCAAACTTCGTCTCTCTTCGGCCCTGAAAGGCAAGACCCTCATCCTCATCACCCACAGACCGAGCCTGTTGTCCCTGGCCACGCGGGTCATCGCCCTTGAGGGCGGATCGATCATCGCCGACGGACCGCGCAACGAAGTCCTGACCGAGCTGCAAAAGCGCGGCAACGGAGCCAAAAATGTCTAA
- a CDS encoding HlyD family type I secretion periplasmic adaptor subunit, which yields MSNRVYSESDLEYMSVVDAAMYRRGHRWAYVLSATICLLLGSLLVWTHFAILDEVTRGMGQVIPSQRVQIIQNLEGGILEETLVRENQLVEKGDILVRISNELAQSSLKDTASQALEHQAAIARLKAESSGTEPVFSEELKTKAPKAVNDQMAIYRARMDQLTQEMNILRSQYTQRLQEAREMTIRRNQTAQDLKLAQEQMNIAKPLMEKNVYPRVDYLSLERAVSSLRGDLQSLGVAIPRTQQAAQEIKERQAQRMAEFKATALQEMNQHQVELNSKLHALSAGQDRVTRTDVRSPVRGTVKQVILNTVGGVVKPGEPILEIIPLDDTLLIEANIKPADIAFLHPGQKAMIKITAYDFSIYGGLEGSVEQISGDTIEDQKGESFYKVKLRTQASAIVYRGEKLPIIPGMTASVDILTGKKSVLDYLLKPILKAKENALRER from the coding sequence ATGTCTAATCGAGTATATTCCGAATCCGACCTTGAATACATGAGCGTAGTCGACGCGGCCATGTATCGCCGGGGGCACCGCTGGGCCTACGTGCTGTCCGCGACCATCTGCCTGCTCCTTGGCTCGCTGCTGGTCTGGACCCACTTCGCCATCCTCGACGAGGTCACGCGCGGCATGGGCCAGGTCATCCCGTCCCAGCGGGTGCAGATCATCCAGAACCTCGAAGGCGGCATCCTCGAAGAAACCCTGGTGCGGGAAAACCAGCTCGTAGAAAAGGGCGACATCCTGGTCCGCATCAGCAACGAACTGGCGCAGAGTTCCCTGAAGGATACGGCCAGCCAGGCATTGGAGCATCAGGCCGCCATCGCCCGTCTCAAGGCCGAATCGTCGGGCACGGAGCCGGTGTTTTCCGAAGAGCTCAAAACCAAGGCCCCAAAGGCGGTAAACGACCAGATGGCCATTTATCGGGCGCGCATGGACCAACTGACTCAGGAAATGAACATCCTGCGCAGCCAGTACACGCAGCGTTTGCAGGAAGCCCGCGAGATGACCATCCGGCGCAACCAGACTGCCCAGGACCTCAAGCTGGCCCAGGAACAGATGAACATCGCCAAGCCCCTCATGGAAAAGAACGTGTACCCGAGAGTCGACTACCTCTCCCTGGAGCGTGCCGTCAGTTCCCTGCGCGGAGATCTGCAGAGCCTAGGCGTGGCCATCCCGCGTACGCAGCAGGCGGCGCAGGAGATCAAGGAGCGTCAGGCCCAGCGCATGGCCGAGTTCAAGGCCACGGCCCTGCAGGAGATGAACCAGCATCAGGTTGAGCTCAATTCCAAGCTGCACGCCCTGTCCGCCGGACAGGACCGGGTCACGCGCACGGACGTGCGCAGCCCTGTGCGCGGCACCGTCAAGCAGGTCATCCTCAATACCGTCGGCGGCGTGGTCAAACCCGGAGAACCGATCCTTGAGATCATTCCCCTGGACGACACCCTGCTCATCGAAGCCAACATCAAGCCCGCCGACATCGCCTTTTTGCATCCGGGCCAAAAAGCCATGATCAAGATCACGGCCTACGACTTCTCCATCTACGGCGGGCTTGAAGGTTCCGTCGAGCAGATCAGCGGCGACACCATCGAGGACCAGAAGGGCGAAAGCTTCTACAAGGTCAAGCTGCGCACCCAGGCCTCGGCCATCGTCTATCGCGGCGAGAAACTCCCGATCATTCCCGGCATGACCGCCAGCGTGGACATCCTGACCGGCAAGAAGAGCGTGCTCGACTACCTCTTAAAACCCATTCTCAAGGCCAAGGAGAACGCCTTGAGGGAGCGTTGA
- a CDS encoding transglutaminase-like cysteine peptidase has translation MQNQTGQVELASRDANAATGGTSQETRQDNESSRMPPPLKTQADIGPDQERAKDATPAVSRKQGEALDSQTSVASEQAPDTPAKVQGRDSNVPTVAKADRNQESSTPKAPLPVWRQGAQAQAPTPSGQAPRTKSETGDQPIRLFQSAAFRGNFNALPKWKRVLSKVKGQIQTLGSCTSAKTCPPGATSWQRIMKQARGKERTEQLKMINSFFNKWPYRLDQDAYGASDWWATPQEFLKISGDCEDYAIIKYFALRELGFSKDELRIVVVKDRIRGIAHAVLAVFTDGDAYILNNISDAIFTHGKYRHYIPQYSLNEEHRWSHIPVAN, from the coding sequence ATGCAAAACCAGACGGGCCAGGTGGAGCTTGCAAGCAGGGACGCGAATGCCGCAACGGGGGGCACCAGCCAAGAGACGAGGCAGGACAACGAATCCTCTCGGATGCCCCCCCCTTTGAAGACGCAAGCGGATATCGGGCCGGACCAGGAACGGGCCAAGGATGCCACCCCGGCCGTTTCGCGGAAACAAGGAGAGGCCCTCGACTCGCAGACAAGCGTTGCTTCGGAGCAGGCTCCGGACACGCCGGCAAAGGTGCAGGGGCGGGATTCGAACGTGCCAACGGTTGCCAAGGCGGACCGGAATCAAGAATCGTCCACCCCAAAAGCGCCCCTGCCCGTATGGCGTCAAGGCGCCCAGGCTCAAGCCCCGACGCCTTCAGGGCAGGCTCCGCGCACAAAATCAGAGACCGGCGATCAGCCTATACGGCTTTTTCAGAGCGCGGCCTTTCGCGGCAATTTCAATGCCCTGCCCAAATGGAAGCGGGTCCTGTCCAAGGTCAAGGGACAGATCCAGACGCTTGGCAGCTGCACTTCGGCCAAGACCTGCCCGCCCGGCGCGACCAGCTGGCAGCGCATCATGAAGCAGGCCAGAGGCAAGGAACGCACGGAACAGCTCAAGATGATCAATTCCTTTTTCAACAAATGGCCCTACCGCCTGGACCAGGACGCCTACGGGGCCTCGGACTGGTGGGCCACTCCGCAGGAATTCCTGAAGATATCCGGAGATTGCGAGGACTACGCCATCATCAAGTACTTTGCCCTGCGGGAGCTGGGCTTCTCGAAGGACGAACTGCGCATCGTCGTGGTCAAGGATCGCATCAGAGGCATCGCGCACGCTGTTCTGGCAGTATTCACGGACGGGGATGCCTACATCCTGAACAACATCTCCGACGCAATTTTCACGCACGGCAAATACAGACACTACATTCCGCAATACTCCTTGAACGAGGAGCATCGGTGGTCACACATCCCTGTAGCGAACTAA